Below is a window of Frigoribacterium sp. SL97 DNA.
GAGGTCGAGCTACCTGGGTCCGAGAACGCCGAGCTGCGCAAAGTCGTCCGCGCGGCAATCGAGCTCGCGCAGGCTACGAAGCACCGCAGGAACGGTGATCGGCGCTCGGCAGGAATGGCGGCTGACGCGGTCCTGCTCGTTGTGAATCTGGTTCGCCGACTTCGGTGATCTCCAGCCGGGTCCTCGTCCCCGTAGTCGATCCCCTATCGGGCCCCGCCCTTCCGCCTCGACCACGCTGTCGAAGTTCGCTAACTTCAGACATCACTTACTTCTCGGAGGCGCCGTGCTCTCGATCGTCATCGCCCCAGTGGCCCTCATCATCGTGCTGGCCCTGCTCGGGATGGCCATCCTCGGGACTGCCAGAACCAGTCCTACCCAGAAGCGCCAGGATGCTGAGGCGAGAGAGCGTCGGCAGGCCCGTGCAGATCGAGGGAGGACAGGTGACGCGACCGCGAACACCGCTACGACCTTGGGCTCTCCAGGCGACGAGGCGGTCCGCTAGCCGATCCCCTATCGGGCGCCGTGGAGGAGCCTGGTCGGCGCTCGCCCACGTCGACGGATAGACAGATAGGAAATGAGCGTTCCATCCAGCATCCTGTTCTCATGACCACACGGACGGAGGCTGACAGCAGCGTCGTGCTCTGGCGGCCCACGGGCCCGGAGGAACTCGAGCTCGTCGAGGCGAGTGGCTGGTCGCTGTGGCCCCCGAGACTGCCGGATCAGCCAATCTTCTACCCGGTGTTGAACGTGGACTACGCTGCGCGCATCGCCCGAGACTGGAATGTGAGGGCCTCGGGCGTTGGCCATGTCACTCGGTTCTCGGTGCGTCGAAGCTTCCTCGAGGGCTTCGATGTCCAGCAGGTGGGTGGGCGAAGCATCCTTGAGTACTGGATCCCGGCGGAACGCCTCGACGAACTCAACGCGAATCTCGTGGGGCCCATCACGCTCGTCAGCACGTTCCGTCGCGATGACGCCGACGGCGAGATCAAAGAGTTCCGCGAGGAGTCGCCCGCCCGTAATGCGCCGTGAGGAAGTGCCCGGGGAGCGGCCGTCTATTGGGACGACGGGCGACTCATCGCACCGCCTGTGCCCTATCGACTGAAGGCAGGGCGAGAAGGACCGCGAGCACGGCGTTGCCTAGCGGCACGGCAGCCAGGAGTACCCACCACCCCGATCTGCCGGTGTCGTGCAGGCGTCGAACGCTGATCGCGATCCAGGGCATGAGTGACGCGAGCGCTAAGACGGTGAAGATGCCCAAGGCGATCTGTGCTCCGAGCGGCAGGATAGAGAGGAGGTAGCCCCACACTGGAAACGGGTTGAAGGCTTCGAGGGCTTGCTCGACCT
It encodes the following:
- a CDS encoding DUF805 domain-containing protein, with the protein product MDSVAQPPVGTPWHQATFGASFVRFWRGYAIFRGKAARAEFWFWALWWFLISLVANIAFGAGVLTLLTDPSGLAAPPLQVEQALEAFNPFPVWGYLLSILPLGAQIALGIFTVLALASLMPWIAISVRRLHDTGRSGWWVLLAAVPLGNAVLAVLLALPSVDRAQAVR